The Lentisphaera araneosa HTCC2155 DNA window GATTTAGCTCACGTTTTATTCGCTAATGAAGACTATAATTAAGCATAGATTTTAGATTTAGAAAAAATATAAAGAATGGGTAAAAAAATGTTAAGTAGAATAAAAATTAATCAGTCTATAAGACTAAATATCTTTGTTTTTTTCAGCATATTAAGTTTGATTTGTACTGTGGAAGCTAAAACAGAACCCTACAATATTATTTGGGTGATGGCGGAAGATATAGGCCAAGACTTAGAGTGTTATGGCATGAAAGGTGTAAAGACTCCCAATTTAAATAGACTTGCTAAAGAGGGCACTCTTTACACGAACTGCTTCGTCACAAATTCTATATGTTCACCCAGTCGTTCTGCAATGATGGTGGGGGCGAGCCAAAACACCTTTGATGCACAACATCACAGAAGTAACCGTGATAAACCTTTACCAACACCATTAATGCCAATGACTTATTGGTTGAGAGAGCAAGGTTACACAGCAATACTGGGTCATGAAAAAGTCTTTAATTATGGTATGAAAGTAGACTGTAATTTTAAGGTAGATACATTTGGTGAGTATGATGGTGTTTCGAAATTTGGTCTCTTTGATAAAAAACTTAGCTTTACGAGCGATGATCAACCTTTTTATAATCATATACAATTAAAAGTAACTCATAGGGGTGACTGGTGGGCGGATATTCGTGATAAATCGAAGGCCCCTGTCAAACTAGATGAAATAGAACTCCCACCCTACATGGCAGATACACCAGAAATCAGATATGATTGGGCATGTTATTTAGATACAATTGAATATGCGGATATGGAAGTGGGTTTATTGATGGAAGATCTTAAATCTAAAGGTCTTTATAATAATACAATTATTATATTCATTGGTGATAATGGTCGCTGTAATATACGTGGGAAAGGCTACTTATATGATCCAGGGGTGAGGGTTCCTCTAATCGTTTGGGCGCCTGGCTTAGTTGAGGCGGGTAAGCTGAATGATGATCTTCTTAGTACTTTAGATATAACAGCTTCAATAGTGGATCTTTCTGGTTCAGCAGTTCCAGACTACATGACAGGAACTCCCTTTATCGGAAAACCTGTGACAAGTAAGAAAGAATTCATACATTCTGCACGTGATATATGGGATGAAGTGGATGAATGTTCACGATTAATCAGAGATAAGAAGTTTGCTTATATTAAAAACTACATGCCGCAAGTTTCGTTAGATGCAAAACAGGCTTATTTAGATTTGAATCGACCTGCGGTTCATGTTATGAGAGACCTAAAAGATAAAGGTAAATTGAAGGTAAATGAAAAAGCTTTCTTTGAAGAAAATAAGCAAGTAGAAGAGCTTTATGATATAGAACGTGATCCACATCAAATAAATAATCTAGCGAATAACCCTGAATATAAACGTGTACTTGCAACAATGCGTGAAAGAGAAGCAGGCTGGAAACAAAATAATGTTGATTTTGGACTTAAGGATTTAAATAAACGACAACCAGGTACCGTGAAAGCTAAGGTTGTTTGGGATTGGCTGAAAGTAAATAAGCCTGAAATCATCAGTGACTTTAAACGAGGTAAGCTTATGAAATCACAGCAATTAAGCAAAAAAGTCACACTTGAAATCAAGCAACAACAAAAATGAAATAGAAGCTTTTTTGAGTTAAACTGTAAGTCCTTACTTCCGCATAGAAAATATAATTCTAAGGAGCTAGGATTGTCGGGCTTTTATCTAATTCAGTGATCTTTGAGTAAAAATCATGGTACATATTTGTTCCAATCCAGTGATTTTATCGTAGATAAATTTACGGTTTTAGTATTTTTACCTCATTTTATTTAGTTGTTATAAAGCCTTTATAGCCAAATAGATTTTAAAGTCTATAGAGCCCGCCTCTGTTTATTATATTATATCTCATGATAAATAATTCAGATGAGTTGTCAGTATGTTAGTAGTTCGCGTGTACTAATTATTAAAGTCATAAAAACTAGAGAATCTATCAAGGTAAATACCCTCTGATCTTTTACTGAGCGTGTTCCTTAATTTTATTATTAGCCATGTTTGATTTTGGCTCAAAGATAGTGATTAAACTAGTTTTATAAAACTTATATAAGGATAATGTGGTGAACAGATGAGGGAAATTGTATTTATGTATCTAGTGGGACTGTCATTAGTGACGTCTGCAGAATCGATTACTTCAGCTGATAGAAGTTTTTTTTGAGATAAATTTCGACCAGTACTAGTAGAACAGTGTTATAAATGTCATTCAGTTGACTCAGAAAAATTAAAAGGTCAGTTACTTCTTGATAGTGCACTAGACCCTAAAGTAGACCCCATTAATATAAAAAGGAGACCTAAATATGAAGCTAATGTCTTTAACCTTGTTCGCGATGATGGTTTGCAGTGAAATGCATGCCAGTGATGAACATAAAGTTTATGAAGCAGAGAAGTCTGTCGATAATGCAACGCAATTTATCACACGCATCTGGCGTGGTCGCGGAGATGTTATTATTGGACACATCGCAAAGCCCACCGATGCTAAGGTGTCAAGCCGTATACCTTTCCGTTCTGATAGCAGTTTTTGTACACCACTCTACTTCGGCCGTAAGTTAATGTTTTACGCTCATGGCTACCAAGCTTTGGAGGCCTATAATTTACCGAAGCCCGCTATCCCACAAGAGAAACATATAATCAACACATACGATCTTGGTCACCTTACTTTTGAAAAAGCCGAAAATAAGGATTTACGAGATTTGAAGTCACGGGTAATTCTCATTGGCAACGAAGATCAAAAAGCGTCGCTCACCTGCGCTTTATTTATTAGCAATAATGATTATTTATGGCAGGATCATGGTAATAGCGCTGATGCGACTGTACAGCTCGAGATAAAAAACAAAAAGATCCTATCTGGTCAAAGTGTGGAATTTAAAGGTTTATCCCGAATCCCCTACTTCATGAAAATGAGCGCACCAGGTTACATAAGTCAAGAATTTAAAATTGATCCGCAGGCCAATGGCATGATTGATTTAAAAGAAATCACCTTGATGCCAGCAGTACAATATAAATTTTCCTACCAGGCTCGCATTCGACAAAAGCAAGGCGAGTGGATCGAGGATAAAGAACTAAAAACAGCGGTCGTTTCTTGTGACGGCAAAGCTCAGTTCAAGTTCACCTCAGAGCGTGATGGACTAGGCAATAAATTATCATTGAGACTCAAGCCCACGAATCAGGGGGTACAAGCGTCATTTTTTTATGTAAAACAAAATAGTTTTTATCAACTTGATGATAACAGCTTAAGCTCTCTATGGAATTGGGATCAAATCAACACGAATGGCTTGAAGGGCATGAGCCAAGTCATTTTAGAAGATCAGAAATTATATTACTTCACTATAGAAAAAATTAATGGCACCCAGATCCAATTATTGCTTAAGCCAGAGATGATGTAACGTTTTCACGATAGAAACCTATTGCCTTTATCCCTCTTACATAAAAATGTAAGGTTCTTCGAAGTTTGCTGTAAAAACCATCTAATATAAATAAGGCAGTGTTGATATATCCTCTATGAAAAAATAGCAGCTGATTGAATATTGATTTCTTTCCTACCATAGAAAGAGTCATTATGTCAATCAGCTGCTTCAACATACACAATGAAAGCAAGCAGATATTTGGCTCTCAAAATGTGATATCTAAGCTCAAAGAAGAAGGTTTCCATTGTAATCATAAAAGAGTTACTAGGCTTATGAAAGAGAATAATATTCGCTCCAAAGCAGAAAAGAAATTTAAAATAACAACTGATTCAAATTATGAACGACCAATTTGTCCTAATTTGATTAAGAGAGATTTTAAGCCTAAAAAAATCAATACCTTGTGGTGTTCAGATATTACATACATCAAAGTCGCTCAAGGCTGGCTATATCTTGCGGTAGTGATTGATTTATATTCACGTAAAGATAGGAGGGTGGAGCATGGCTGAGACAATGACTAGGCAGCTAGTAATTGATTCATTTATGATGGCTTGGCAAGGCCGAGGAAAGCCTAAGGGTTTGATCAATCACTCTGATCGAGGAAGCCAGTATGCAAGTCATGATTTTCAGAGTTTATTGAAAGGTTTTGATGTACAGCAAAGTATGAGTCGACGAGCTAATTGTTGGGGCAATGCTTGTGCAGAATCTTTTTTCGCATCTTTGAAAAAAGAAGAGGTTTACCTCACCAAATATGATAACGTCCCTCAAGCCCGAAGTTGTATCTTTGAGTATATTGAGATATTCTACAACTCTTATCGACCACATTCTTTTGTTGGTGGATTAAGTCCAAACCAATATGAACAGCAATTAGCAAGCTAAAAAGTTACTTAACTGACCGTTCGTAAAACGGGGTGAGTTCCACTTTCGCTGGATGACAGTTTTTTATGTTTTCGTGTAAGAATCAGTTAAGCCTTGTGTACTATCCTTTCAAAGGATTAAAAATTAAAAAAGCTTAATAATTAAGTGTAGAGAAAATGACCTCTTATACAGAGGTTCTTTTTTATGGATATTAGGATCAATAGAGTAGGCATAGACTCCGCTTTAGGAGTTTGAACTGTGTTTAAATTTTTGATTGAAAATACATAGTGCCAGAATACCAAAAAAGTAAACTGTCATTAAACTAAAATAAGTAGAAGAGTAAAAAAATATGAATAAATTTATCTTGAGTTTAGTACTTATGAGTACAAGCTTTCTTTTTGCAAATACTGACAAGTTGCCAAATATTGTTTATATCTATGCGGATGACCTAGGTTATGGTGATGTTTCTTGCCTAAATCCTAATGGTTTAATATCGACTCCAAGTATTGATAAAGTTGCTCAGCAAGGAATGATCTTTACTGACTGCCATTCGAGTGCATCAGTTTGTACGCCATCTCGCTATAGTTTGATGACAGGGCGTTACAGTTGGAGGAGTTCTTTGAAAAAAGGTGTTTTGACGGGTTATAAAAAGGCTATAATAGAAGATGGTCGTATGACAGTAGCTTCGCTCCTTAAGGAAAATGGCTATAATACAGCAATGATTGGGAAATGGCATTTAGGAATGAACTGGGCATTAAATTCTAAAAACAATAAAAAAATAGACTATTCCAGAGCCATAAAAAAAACACCTACATCCAATGGGTTCGACTATTTTTATGGGATAAGTGCATCCTTAGATTTTCCTCCCTATATTTATATTGAAAATGATCGAGCTGTTGGTGAGCCTACGGAGCATATTGATCTAAGCTTTAATCAGGGTATAGATCGTCATGGTCGTCCGGGGCCTATCGAACCAAAATTCAAAGTAAACAATGTTTTAACTGAGCTTACTCAAAAAACAACTGCAAAAATTAGTGAGCTCTCAAAACAAGAAAAACCATTTTTTCTTTACTTCTCGTTGACGTCTCCTCATACGCCTTGTGCACCTGCGGATGAATTTATTGGGAAATCATCACTTGGGCTCTATGGTGATTTCGTGATGGAGACAGATTATCGAATAGGGCAAGTAATTAAGGCGATTAAAGATAATGATATCGAGCATAATACACTCGTAATTATTAGTAGTGACAATGGTTGTGCTACGTATATTGGACATGAAGCCTTTCAGACTAAGGGTCATTATCCGAGTTATATATTTCGTGGATATAAAGGAAGTCTTTTTGAAGGAGGCCACCGTGTTCCATATATCGTTAAATGGCCTGCTAAGGTGAAGGCAGGTGCTCTAAATGATACTCCGGTAAGTCAAGTGGGTTTTTTGGCTACTTGTGCCGAAATAGTAGGTGCTGAACTTCCCGATAATGCAGGAGAAGATAGTGTGTCAAATTTACCAGCCATGTTGAGTTTAAACAAAAAGCCCATTTGGGAGTCTTTTATACATAAAAATGGTCGTGGTGGGCTAGCTATTCGTCATAATGAATGGAAGCTAATTCTAACTAAAGTACCTGCTTTGTATAATTTAAAAAATGATATTAAGGAGCAAAAAAACCTTGCTTTACAGTATCCTGAAATAGTTAGTCGATTAACTAAGCTTTTGCAAAAATATGTTGATGATGGACGTAGTACACCTGGTGAAAAGCAACAAAATACAACACCCGTGGATATTTATATGGGCCATACTCCAAGAAAAAAGAAAAAGTGAAGCGAGTATTTTAAATTTTGATATCTCCGAATATTAGTGGATTGAATAAGCACTGACCTAAGCCTTATCCTCGGACTCGAGATAAGGCGATTCGTAGGTTTAGGGCTTACTACGATTTAGCGTAATCGGCAGTAGTTTTTTGGCCTTTAGCAGACCTTAATTGTAAAGGTAAATTGACCCGATACAAGATAGTTTTGGTTGGATTTTTTTATTTTATTGGGGAAGTTTCAAAAAAGGTAAGATTAGCTACAGCTGATGAGTCTGTTCAAAAAGTTCAGAAGACATGGATTTGAAAATTGTAATACTGTGAATGATAATGGTAGCTGCAAGTGTATTGTCATAAGTTATTTATCGTGATATTTACAGTGATGAAATTGGTGCAGGTACCCAGGTGTGGGGTGCCAGCCTTAACTTCAGTAATGACAAACGTGATTTTAAGAATCAAAGGCTCAATAAGAAGGTAAGTGTCTGTAGTACTTTATTTTTTTCAGAAAAAAAGTAGAATTCGTGTCAATATGATTTCGCTCTTGTGTACTCTTTATATAAAATTATAAGGAGTTCAGTTTGTATAATCATTCTATATTTCATTTATTTTCATTCTGCGTTTTGTGGATGGCATTAATTACACAAGGCCAAAAAGTGCCTTTTAATAAAGACTGGAAGTTTAACTTATCAGATAACCGACAAGCGATTGAATCTGATTTTAATGATCTTGCTTGGGACGCAGTTGACTTACCTCATGACTGGGCTTTTGAGGCGGTATACTCTGAAGATGCCGTTCAGGGTGACCGCGGAGGCTATAAACCGGGTGGGATAGCTTGGTATCGCAAAGAGTTCGATCTACCGAAAATAAGTTCAACTAAGCGTGTGAGAATTGATTTCGATGCGGTTTATATGAATAGTGAAGTCTGGATTAATGGTCATTATTTAGGTAAGCGACCTTATGGCTATATTAGCTTTAGCTATGATTTATCCAAATACCTAAAACCTAGACATAATGTAATAGCCGTTCGTGTTGATAATAGTCATGAGCCATCGGCTCGCTGGTATCATGGTTGCGGAATTTACGGTCATGTAAATTTGGTTTATACTGATGCTGTGCACATAGCAAAAGATGGTGTTTGGGTTGCGACCCCCCAGATCACTAAACAGCAAGCTGATGTGGTGGTTGAAAGCGAGGTTTTAAATACTTCATCTAACGCAGTGACCGCTGAAGTTAAAGCTGTTGTGTTGGACCCCAACGGGAAGAAAGTGGCAGAAAAGTCACAGTTAGTGAAAATAGCAGCCCATAATAAAATGATTCAAAAACAAAGTTTTTTGCTTTCTCAACCTCAGTTATGGGATATAACAGCCCCAAACCTGTACAAAGTCGTTACTACGATTTCTGTGGATAATAAAGTAAGTGATAAAGTAGTAACTCGCTTTGGAATACGGACGATTAAATGGGATGTAAAAACAGGCTTTTGGCTCAATGGTAAAAATATAAAATTATTAGGTGTGAGTGACCACTTGGAAGCAGGACCAGTGGGGGCAGCAATACCAGATGAGTTAAAACGTTGGAAGATTCAACTTTTAAAAGATATGGGATGTAATGCGATTCGCTTAGCACATAATCCGGAGACACCAGTTTTTTATGATCTATGTGATGAAATAGGCATACTGGTAATGGATGAAATATTTGATGGTTGGGAAGAGAAAGCTCAGCAAGATTATGGTAAACAGGCTTTTAATGATTGGTGGGAACGAGACTTGCGTTCCTGGTTAAAGCGCGATCGTAATCACCCTAGTGTTTTTATCTGGAGTTTAGGAAATGAAACTAAGGGTGAGGTAGCAAAGGATCTTGTTAGAATATGTCGTGAAATGGATCCCTATCGCTTAACGACATCGGGTCATTCCGGAGATGAGGAAATGGATGTATTAGGCGTCAACGGTGCTAGTGAAAGCATGAAGTTTTTTGAACAGTTACCTCCGAATAAACCATTTGTCTCCACGGAAGCCCCACATACTTGGCAGGTCAGAGGCTTTTACCGAACTAAAACTTGGTTTCGTGATGGTTATCCGAATGAACGACATAAGCCATTCCCTTGTCCAGATTTGACTGAGAAGGAAATTTTTACTTACTATGGTATTAAACCACATGACCGTGAAAATCGTAAACAGTTTTTTAATTCCTCCTACGATAATGCCATGGTGAGGGTTACTGCCCGGAAAAACTGGGAGTTAATGCGTGATACACCGTGGTATAGTGGACACTTTCGTTGGACTGGTTTCGATTATATAGGAGAAGCTGGATATGTACATGGTGGCTGGCCCTTCCGTGCCTTTATGGGCGGGGCACTTGATTTAGCGGGCTTTAAAAAAGATCTGTATTATTTTTATCAGAGTCAATGGACCCAAGAACCCATGGTTCATATTTTGCCGCATTGGACGCACCCTAAAATGGAATTGGGTACGGAAATTCCGGTATGGGTCTATTCCAATTGTGATGAAGTAGAGCTTTTTCTCAATGGTATCTCACTAGGAAAAGATAAGCCTGGAAGAAAGTGGGACGAAATGCAATGTGAGTGGATGGTTCCTTGGGAACCAGGTACTATCACTGCTGTAGCCTATAAAGAGGGTAAAGAAATTTTACGAACTTCGCACTCTACCGCTGGCGTTCCATCTCAACTTAAGTTGAGCACAACAGGTGACGAATGTCCTGTTGTTACAGTAGAACAACTGGATAAAAAGGGTGAGCTAAATCCTTACGCAGAAAATCGTATTCATTATTATGTTGAGGGTCCAGCACGCCTTCTTTCCTTAGAAAGTGGTAATCCAATTAATACAGAAAGTAACTATGGGAAGACATCTAGGACGACCTTTTTTGGACGAGGACGTGCGTTCCTAAAAAAGACATCTGAAAAAGGTGATATAAATGTTGTCGTAGCAGCGATCTGTGGAGAAAAACAACTCATGACTTCCAATGAAATTAGTATCGATAATAAGTTGCTTACACTTCAGGGAGAGAAAAAAGATTTCGATGTCAAAATCTACTATTCAATAGATGGTACTAAACCTAAAACCCTCTACACTAAACCCTTTTTAGTGGAGCAGGATACAACTGTCCGAGCCTATGTTTATGATGGCCAGCGCTTGCTGTTTAGCATGAGTGAAAAGTTTTCTGATGATGAAGGTTTGTATTGGGGCAGTGTAGAAGATTCTCTTGTAGTGGGTGGTGGAGAGCAAGCCGAAGATGCAGAGTTCAATGGTGTTAAAGTTTCGACTAGAGGTAATTGGTTTAATGGTAAAGGTTATATAGACTTTGGAAAGAGTATAGGCGGCTACGTTGAGTGGTATCAAGAAAATGATGGCGATGCTGGCGATGTGAACTTAGCAATTCGTTATAGGCATGCCGTAAAAGATCAGGAGGGGGGCTACTTAAAACTCACGGTAAATGGTGAAGTTATTAAAGCAAAAGTCTTCTTTCCAGTCACTCGACATGGCACGAATTACGCTAAGTCCTGGGTGAAAATCCCTCTGAAGAAAGGCGCAAATACCATTCGTTTGACGTCTATCGAAAACAGAAGTCCATATATTGATGAGATAGTTGTGAAGTAATTTAAGTATATGATTGGGGTTCAAAGCTATGTTTCATATTAGAAGTCATCCGTTTTATATAGTCGGTTAAGTGACTTTTACATCGAGTCGGATCTAATCCACCATCCCCTAAAATGGGGTTGCAATAGAGGCTCCATAGCTGCTACTCAACATCAATCAAAAGAACTCTAGTCTTTTCGGGTGTAATGAAATGGACCCTTACTAAGGATTTTACTAGGTACCCAAAATGATATATTCTTATGATTTTATAATCATCATAGATAAGCTCAGTCATTAGATCGATATAGTAAGGATAAAGGGAAATATATGAAGAACTACATGATTGAAAACTTTGAAAACCTTGATGCGGTCAGCTGTCCATGCGGGTTGACAAAACGTGCCTTTGTAATGCCTGAGAATAAAATAGCTTCAATACACCTCGTTGATATTAGTGAAGATGCAAAAGTACATTACCATAAAAAAATGACTGAGATATATGTCATTTTAGAGGTTGAGGGTAATGCCTACATGGAGCTAGATGGCGCCAAAGTTCCTATAAAACCCTTGCATACTATTTTTATCAAACCTGGTTGTAGACACAGAGCTGTAGGTAAAATGAAAATACTTAATATCCCTATACCTGCATTTGATCCTAACGATGAATATTTTGACTGAAAATCAAGTATGAAATAGTCTGGTCAAAGTTCGTACAAGATAAAATCTGATCATAGAAGGAGAATAAATATGAATTTAGTTAGTATAGATATTACAGACAGTAAAAACCTAAAGGGGTGGGCATCTATATTTGATGTACCTCTAGAGAAACTACTCCTTGCAATTGAAGAAGTAGGAAACCTTGTAATAGATGTAGATCAATGGATAGTTGCCAGTTATGCTAATACGCGTAGACCGAATTAGTAGTCCACATGAATACCGAAACGTACTCAAAACTGGCAAAGACATCCACGGCACCGCACGAATACAGACTTATTAAAAAGGGCCGACGGGTGATGTTAGAGGATTAATTCTGAAGCTCTATTTTGTTTGATGCAACTGTAGCACTTTTGTAGCACTTTGCTTTTTCATGCACCGACATGAAGTGATATGCACAGGCTACCGATTAAGTAAGGAATTGCTAAAAATTGTAAAAAAAAGACTACAAAGTAATCCGAAAAACTGACTCATAATCGGACGGTCGCGGGTTCAAGTCCCTCAGGGCCCACTCGAAAACAAGAAAGCACTTACAGCGATGTAAGTGCTTTTTCTTTGCTCTGATTAAATCAGTTTTAATTTGAATGCTTATCAATAGAAATGAACATTTGTGAATAAAGCTGAATTTCCTCAGCTAAATTATTATCCTTCATAACTACCGAAGCATTTTGCGAGTCTCGCGAACCATCGTCGATTTGGAAGCCAGTGAAACTATAGAATGAGCCTTTTAGGAAATATAATTTGGCTCTTGCTAGACTGAATCCGAGACTTGAGTAATGGTTGGCTGTAAGTCTTGTGAACGTATTTTCAAAGTTTTCGTTGCTGGACTTTCAACTGCAAGTAGTGTCGAGCTACTAAATGTTAAAAGGCTAATAATCAATAACTTGAGTTTCATTTTAATTCCTTTGTTTACCTTTGACTAAGGGAGACGTAGAGTTTTTCATTTTCTATATCATAGACGACGCGAGTCCCACCACTATTAGCAAAAACTTTGCTATAGCTTAAAGCATGCTTAACGATGATGTCTTCTTCGCTAATATTGTATTGCCTGAAACGCTGCTCAAACTTATCTTCTTTGAGCTCCCAGCCATTATCATCGGCAAACTTCATGAAGTCATTCTTCTTCATCTTACAGTTATACGTTTTTATCCAACCGAAGCCACCGCGTTCATAAAAATTGATTTCTGACGCCGAACTTGGCAACCAGTCCACCGAGGCTTGATTCTTTCCCATATCTTCGGGTGAATAGGTAAAGCTGATAATAAAGAGGGCAACAAAGATCAAGACGAGAGCCATAGAACTAATAGCTAGCCATTTTAATATCTTTTTAAATGTTTTCATAATTAAGTCTTTTTTAAATAAAGTGTATTAATAAATAGATGCACAAAACAAATGCTGTCGCGAGTAAAAACCATTTAAGATCATTGATAAAACAAGCTTTGAGTTCTTTCTTTTTATCCTCTTTGCTCAATTCAGCAAAATTCTGCTTCAAAAAAATCTCAGATAAATGTCTTTTAAAACTCTTCTTTTTCATCTATTTATCAATTGCTGTTAAATATAATAATGATCAAGAAAAACAAAGAAAATAGAGCGAGCCAAGATAAAACTGTACTATAAGCCTCTTCGTGATTACAGCTATCGCAAATGAGTTTACTCTTCGAAAAGGCACACTGAAAAAGTAGATAAAACCAGCCAATAAATAAGACCCCACTTTTACTAGGGCGTGAATTGATTGGATGAATCACTCTGGTCTTCAAACTTTGACAATTCGAACATTTTATATTTGAGTACTGTTCTGACATCTATGTTATCCTAGAGCTAAATAATCATTATTTTTAGAAATGTTTTCGACGTCGTTTAGTATCCAAGTTTTGAACCAGTCTTTAGTTTCTGGACGGTAGAGACGGAAGAGAAAAAACCAATCACTAGCATCTGTAGCACTCTTTGTAGTCACCCAGTTAGCTTCGTAGCCTTTTGGAACTTTGTCCAAGTTAGGAGCATAATAAA harbors:
- a CDS encoding sulfatase family protein — encoded protein: MGKKMLSRIKINQSIRLNIFVFFSILSLICTVEAKTEPYNIIWVMAEDIGQDLECYGMKGVKTPNLNRLAKEGTLYTNCFVTNSICSPSRSAMMVGASQNTFDAQHHRSNRDKPLPTPLMPMTYWLREQGYTAILGHEKVFNYGMKVDCNFKVDTFGEYDGVSKFGLFDKKLSFTSDDQPFYNHIQLKVTHRGDWWADIRDKSKAPVKLDEIELPPYMADTPEIRYDWACYLDTIEYADMEVGLLMEDLKSKGLYNNTIIIFIGDNGRCNIRGKGYLYDPGVRVPLIVWAPGLVEAGKLNDDLLSTLDITASIVDLSGSAVPDYMTGTPFIGKPVTSKKEFIHSARDIWDEVDECSRLIRDKKFAYIKNYMPQVSLDAKQAYLDLNRPAVHVMRDLKDKGKLKVNEKAFFEENKQVEELYDIERDPHQINNLANNPEYKRVLATMREREAGWKQNNVDFGLKDLNKRQPGTVKAKVVWDWLKVNKPEIISDFKRGKLMKSQQLSKKVTLEIKQQQK
- a CDS encoding IS3 family transposase, which produces MSISCFNIHNESKQIFGSQNVISKLKEEGFHCNHKRVTRLMKENNIRSKAEKKFKITTDSNYERPICPNLIKRDFKPKKINTLWCSDITYIKVAQGWLYLAVVIDLYSRKDRRVEHG
- a CDS encoding IS3 family transposase, translating into MAETMTRQLVIDSFMMAWQGRGKPKGLINHSDRGSQYASHDFQSLLKGFDVQQSMSRRANCWGNACAESFFASLKKEEVYLTKYDNVPQARSCIFEYIEIFYNSYRPHSFVGGLSPNQYEQQLAS
- a CDS encoding sulfatase family protein; translated protein: MNKFILSLVLMSTSFLFANTDKLPNIVYIYADDLGYGDVSCLNPNGLISTPSIDKVAQQGMIFTDCHSSASVCTPSRYSLMTGRYSWRSSLKKGVLTGYKKAIIEDGRMTVASLLKENGYNTAMIGKWHLGMNWALNSKNNKKIDYSRAIKKTPTSNGFDYFYGISASLDFPPYIYIENDRAVGEPTEHIDLSFNQGIDRHGRPGPIEPKFKVNNVLTELTQKTTAKISELSKQEKPFFLYFSLTSPHTPCAPADEFIGKSSLGLYGDFVMETDYRIGQVIKAIKDNDIEHNTLVIISSDNGCATYIGHEAFQTKGHYPSYIFRGYKGSLFEGGHRVPYIVKWPAKVKAGALNDTPVSQVGFLATCAEIVGAELPDNAGEDSVSNLPAMLSLNKKPIWESFIHKNGRGGLAIRHNEWKLILTKVPALYNLKNDIKEQKNLALQYPEIVSRLTKLLQKYVDDGRSTPGEKQQNTTPVDIYMGHTPRKKKK
- a CDS encoding glycoside hydrolase family 2 TIM barrel-domain containing protein, with translation MALITQGQKVPFNKDWKFNLSDNRQAIESDFNDLAWDAVDLPHDWAFEAVYSEDAVQGDRGGYKPGGIAWYRKEFDLPKISSTKRVRIDFDAVYMNSEVWINGHYLGKRPYGYISFSYDLSKYLKPRHNVIAVRVDNSHEPSARWYHGCGIYGHVNLVYTDAVHIAKDGVWVATPQITKQQADVVVESEVLNTSSNAVTAEVKAVVLDPNGKKVAEKSQLVKIAAHNKMIQKQSFLLSQPQLWDITAPNLYKVVTTISVDNKVSDKVVTRFGIRTIKWDVKTGFWLNGKNIKLLGVSDHLEAGPVGAAIPDELKRWKIQLLKDMGCNAIRLAHNPETPVFYDLCDEIGILVMDEIFDGWEEKAQQDYGKQAFNDWWERDLRSWLKRDRNHPSVFIWSLGNETKGEVAKDLVRICREMDPYRLTTSGHSGDEEMDVLGVNGASESMKFFEQLPPNKPFVSTEAPHTWQVRGFYRTKTWFRDGYPNERHKPFPCPDLTEKEIFTYYGIKPHDRENRKQFFNSSYDNAMVRVTARKNWELMRDTPWYSGHFRWTGFDYIGEAGYVHGGWPFRAFMGGALDLAGFKKDLYYFYQSQWTQEPMVHILPHWTHPKMELGTEIPVWVYSNCDEVELFLNGISLGKDKPGRKWDEMQCEWMVPWEPGTITAVAYKEGKEILRTSHSTAGVPSQLKLSTTGDECPVVTVEQLDKKGELNPYAENRIHYYVEGPARLLSLESGNPINTESNYGKTSRTTFFGRGRAFLKKTSEKGDINVVVAAICGEKQLMTSNEISIDNKLLTLQGEKKDFDVKIYYSIDGTKPKTLYTKPFLVEQDTTVRAYVYDGQRLLFSMSEKFSDDEGLYWGSVEDSLVVGGGEQAEDAEFNGVKVSTRGNWFNGKGYIDFGKSIGGYVEWYQENDGDAGDVNLAIRYRHAVKDQEGGYLKLTVNGEVIKAKVFFPVTRHGTNYAKSWVKIPLKKGANTIRLTSIENRSPYIDEIVVK
- a CDS encoding cupin domain-containing protein, whose translation is MKNYMIENFENLDAVSCPCGLTKRAFVMPENKIASIHLVDISEDAKVHYHKKMTEIYVILEVEGNAYMELDGAKVPIKPLHTIFIKPGCRHRAVGKMKILNIPIPAFDPNDEYFD